One Balaenoptera musculus isolate JJ_BM4_2016_0621 chromosome 13, mBalMus1.pri.v3, whole genome shotgun sequence genomic region harbors:
- the SFTPB gene encoding pulmonary surfactant-associated protein B isoform X2 encodes MAKSHLLPWLLLLAALCGPGTAVGTTPSLACAQGPEFWCQSLEQALQCRALGHCLKEVWGHVEADDLCQECEDITYVLTKMAKEVISQGTIRELLEHECDIFPLKLLGSQCHRMLDTYFPLVIHHFQNQMSPKATCEHLGLCKRTHPEPQQEPEPSGPLQDKLVLSVLPGALQARPGLQTQDLSEQRFPLPIPLPVCWLCRTLIKRIQAVIPKGTLATTVAQVCHVVPLVVGGICQCLAERYVSILLNTLLDRMLPQLVCGLILRCSSEDGAGPALTALGSLPGEWLPQDTECQLCMSVTTQAGKSSEQAMPQAMRQACLGSWLDRQKCEQFVTQHAPQLQTLVSGGWDAHTACQALGMCMTPFSPLQCVHRPHF; translated from the exons ATGGCCAAGTCACACCTGCTGCCGTGGCTGCTCCTGCTGGCCGCACTCTGTGGTCCAGGCACTG CTGTCGGGACCACCCCATCCCTGGCCTGCGCCCAGGGCCCCGAGTTCTGGTGCCAAAGCCTGGAGCAAGCATTGCAGTGCAGAGCCCTAGGGCACTGCCTGAAGGAAGTCTGGGGACATGTGGAAGCT GATGACCTGTGCCAGGAATGTGAGGACATCACCTACGTTCTCACCAAGATGGCCAAGGAGGTCATTTCCCAG GGCACGATACGGGAATTGCTGGAGCACGAGTGCGACATCTTCCCGCTGAAGCTGCTGGGGTCCCAGTGCCACCGCATGCTGGACACCTACTTCCCACTGGTCATCCACCACTTCCAGAACCAGATG AGCCCGAAGGCCACCTGCGAGCACTTGGGCCTGTGCAAACGCACGCATCCAGAGCCACAGCAGGAGCCAGAGCCGTCAGGCCCCCTGCAGGACAAGCTGGTCCTCTCCGTGCTGCCTGGGGCCCTCCAGGCGAGGCCCGGGCTGCAGACACAG GATCTCTCCGAGCAGCggttccccctccccatccccctcccggTCTGCTGGCTCTGCAGGACTTTGATCAAGCGGATCCAAGCTGTGATTCCCAAG GGTACGCTGGCCACGACTGTGGCCCAAGTGTGCCACGTGGTACCCCTGGTGGTGGGCGGCATCTGCCAGTGCCTTGCCGAGCGCTACGTCTCCATCCTGCTAAACACACTGCTGGACCGCATGCTGCCCCAGCTGGTCTGCGGCCTCATCCTCCGGTGCTCCAGCGAGGACGGCGCTGGCCCAG CCCTCACCGCTCTGGGGTCCCTGCCAGGAGAATGGTTACCGCAAGACACTGAGTGCCAGCTCTGCATGTCTGTGACCACCCAGGCAGGGAAGAGCAGCGAGCAGGCCATGCCACAGGCAATGCGCCAGGCCTGCCTGGGCTCCTGGCTGGATAGGCAAAAG TGTGAGCAGTTTGTGACGCAGCACGCACCCCAGCTGCAGACCCTAGTGTCCGGGGGCTGGGACGCCCACACCGCCTGCCAG GCCCTGGGGATGTGCATGACCCCGTTCAGTCCTCTTCAGTGCGTCCACAGACCCCACTTCTGA
- the SFTPB gene encoding pulmonary surfactant-associated protein B isoform X4, with protein sequence MAKSHLLPWLLLLAALCGPGTAVGTTPSLACAQGPEFWCQSLEQALQCRALGHCLKEVWGHVEADDLCQECEDITYVLTKMAKEVISQGTIRELLEHECDIFPLKLLGSQCHRMLDTYFPLVIHHFQNQMSPKATCEHLGLCKRTHPEPQQEPEPSGPLQDKLVLSVLPGALQARPGLQTQDLSEQRFPLPIPLPVCWLCRTLIKRIQAVIPKCLAERYVSILLNTLLDRMLPQLVCGLILRCSSEDGAGPALTALGSLPGEWLPQDTECQLCMSVTTQAGKSSEQAMPQAMRQACLGSWLDRQKCEQFVTQHAPQLQTLVSGGWDAHTACQALGMCMTPFSPLQCVHRPHF encoded by the exons ATGGCCAAGTCACACCTGCTGCCGTGGCTGCTCCTGCTGGCCGCACTCTGTGGTCCAGGCACTG CTGTCGGGACCACCCCATCCCTGGCCTGCGCCCAGGGCCCCGAGTTCTGGTGCCAAAGCCTGGAGCAAGCATTGCAGTGCAGAGCCCTAGGGCACTGCCTGAAGGAAGTCTGGGGACATGTGGAAGCT GATGACCTGTGCCAGGAATGTGAGGACATCACCTACGTTCTCACCAAGATGGCCAAGGAGGTCATTTCCCAG GGCACGATACGGGAATTGCTGGAGCACGAGTGCGACATCTTCCCGCTGAAGCTGCTGGGGTCCCAGTGCCACCGCATGCTGGACACCTACTTCCCACTGGTCATCCACCACTTCCAGAACCAGATG AGCCCGAAGGCCACCTGCGAGCACTTGGGCCTGTGCAAACGCACGCATCCAGAGCCACAGCAGGAGCCAGAGCCGTCAGGCCCCCTGCAGGACAAGCTGGTCCTCTCCGTGCTGCCTGGGGCCCTCCAGGCGAGGCCCGGGCTGCAGACACAG GATCTCTCCGAGCAGCggttccccctccccatccccctcccggTCTGCTGGCTCTGCAGGACTTTGATCAAGCGGATCCAAGCTGTGATTCCCAAG TGCCTTGCCGAGCGCTACGTCTCCATCCTGCTAAACACACTGCTGGACCGCATGCTGCCCCAGCTGGTCTGCGGCCTCATCCTCCGGTGCTCCAGCGAGGACGGCGCTGGCCCAG CCCTCACCGCTCTGGGGTCCCTGCCAGGAGAATGGTTACCGCAAGACACTGAGTGCCAGCTCTGCATGTCTGTGACCACCCAGGCAGGGAAGAGCAGCGAGCAGGCCATGCCACAGGCAATGCGCCAGGCCTGCCTGGGCTCCTGGCTGGATAGGCAAAAG TGTGAGCAGTTTGTGACGCAGCACGCACCCCAGCTGCAGACCCTAGTGTCCGGGGGCTGGGACGCCCACACCGCCTGCCAG GCCCTGGGGATGTGCATGACCCCGTTCAGTCCTCTTCAGTGCGTCCACAGACCCCACTTCTGA
- the SFTPB gene encoding pulmonary surfactant-associated protein B isoform X1, translated as MAKSHLLPWLLLLAALCGPGTAAVGTTPSLACAQGPEFWCQSLEQALQCRALGHCLKEVWGHVEADDLCQECEDITYVLTKMAKEVISQGTIRELLEHECDIFPLKLLGSQCHRMLDTYFPLVIHHFQNQMSPKATCEHLGLCKRTHPEPQQEPEPSGPLQDKLVLSVLPGALQARPGLQTQDLSEQRFPLPIPLPVCWLCRTLIKRIQAVIPKGTLATTVAQVCHVVPLVVGGICQCLAERYVSILLNTLLDRMLPQLVCGLILRCSSEDGAGPALTALGSLPGEWLPQDTECQLCMSVTTQAGKSSEQAMPQAMRQACLGSWLDRQKCEQFVTQHAPQLQTLVSGGWDAHTACQALGMCMTPFSPLQCVHRPHF; from the exons ATGGCCAAGTCACACCTGCTGCCGTGGCTGCTCCTGCTGGCCGCACTCTGTGGTCCAGGCACTG CAGCTGTCGGGACCACCCCATCCCTGGCCTGCGCCCAGGGCCCCGAGTTCTGGTGCCAAAGCCTGGAGCAAGCATTGCAGTGCAGAGCCCTAGGGCACTGCCTGAAGGAAGTCTGGGGACATGTGGAAGCT GATGACCTGTGCCAGGAATGTGAGGACATCACCTACGTTCTCACCAAGATGGCCAAGGAGGTCATTTCCCAG GGCACGATACGGGAATTGCTGGAGCACGAGTGCGACATCTTCCCGCTGAAGCTGCTGGGGTCCCAGTGCCACCGCATGCTGGACACCTACTTCCCACTGGTCATCCACCACTTCCAGAACCAGATG AGCCCGAAGGCCACCTGCGAGCACTTGGGCCTGTGCAAACGCACGCATCCAGAGCCACAGCAGGAGCCAGAGCCGTCAGGCCCCCTGCAGGACAAGCTGGTCCTCTCCGTGCTGCCTGGGGCCCTCCAGGCGAGGCCCGGGCTGCAGACACAG GATCTCTCCGAGCAGCggttccccctccccatccccctcccggTCTGCTGGCTCTGCAGGACTTTGATCAAGCGGATCCAAGCTGTGATTCCCAAG GGTACGCTGGCCACGACTGTGGCCCAAGTGTGCCACGTGGTACCCCTGGTGGTGGGCGGCATCTGCCAGTGCCTTGCCGAGCGCTACGTCTCCATCCTGCTAAACACACTGCTGGACCGCATGCTGCCCCAGCTGGTCTGCGGCCTCATCCTCCGGTGCTCCAGCGAGGACGGCGCTGGCCCAG CCCTCACCGCTCTGGGGTCCCTGCCAGGAGAATGGTTACCGCAAGACACTGAGTGCCAGCTCTGCATGTCTGTGACCACCCAGGCAGGGAAGAGCAGCGAGCAGGCCATGCCACAGGCAATGCGCCAGGCCTGCCTGGGCTCCTGGCTGGATAGGCAAAAG TGTGAGCAGTTTGTGACGCAGCACGCACCCCAGCTGCAGACCCTAGTGTCCGGGGGCTGGGACGCCCACACCGCCTGCCAG GCCCTGGGGATGTGCATGACCCCGTTCAGTCCTCTTCAGTGCGTCCACAGACCCCACTTCTGA
- the SFTPB gene encoding pulmonary surfactant-associated protein B isoform X3 yields MAKSHLLPWLLLLAALCGPGTAAVGTTPSLACAQGPEFWCQSLEQALQCRALGHCLKEVWGHVEADDLCQECEDITYVLTKMAKEVISQGTIRELLEHECDIFPLKLLGSQCHRMLDTYFPLVIHHFQNQMSPKATCEHLGLCKRTHPEPQQEPEPSGPLQDKLVLSVLPGALQARPGLQTQDLSEQRFPLPIPLPVCWLCRTLIKRIQAVIPKCLAERYVSILLNTLLDRMLPQLVCGLILRCSSEDGAGPALTALGSLPGEWLPQDTECQLCMSVTTQAGKSSEQAMPQAMRQACLGSWLDRQKCEQFVTQHAPQLQTLVSGGWDAHTACQALGMCMTPFSPLQCVHRPHF; encoded by the exons ATGGCCAAGTCACACCTGCTGCCGTGGCTGCTCCTGCTGGCCGCACTCTGTGGTCCAGGCACTG CAGCTGTCGGGACCACCCCATCCCTGGCCTGCGCCCAGGGCCCCGAGTTCTGGTGCCAAAGCCTGGAGCAAGCATTGCAGTGCAGAGCCCTAGGGCACTGCCTGAAGGAAGTCTGGGGACATGTGGAAGCT GATGACCTGTGCCAGGAATGTGAGGACATCACCTACGTTCTCACCAAGATGGCCAAGGAGGTCATTTCCCAG GGCACGATACGGGAATTGCTGGAGCACGAGTGCGACATCTTCCCGCTGAAGCTGCTGGGGTCCCAGTGCCACCGCATGCTGGACACCTACTTCCCACTGGTCATCCACCACTTCCAGAACCAGATG AGCCCGAAGGCCACCTGCGAGCACTTGGGCCTGTGCAAACGCACGCATCCAGAGCCACAGCAGGAGCCAGAGCCGTCAGGCCCCCTGCAGGACAAGCTGGTCCTCTCCGTGCTGCCTGGGGCCCTCCAGGCGAGGCCCGGGCTGCAGACACAG GATCTCTCCGAGCAGCggttccccctccccatccccctcccggTCTGCTGGCTCTGCAGGACTTTGATCAAGCGGATCCAAGCTGTGATTCCCAAG TGCCTTGCCGAGCGCTACGTCTCCATCCTGCTAAACACACTGCTGGACCGCATGCTGCCCCAGCTGGTCTGCGGCCTCATCCTCCGGTGCTCCAGCGAGGACGGCGCTGGCCCAG CCCTCACCGCTCTGGGGTCCCTGCCAGGAGAATGGTTACCGCAAGACACTGAGTGCCAGCTCTGCATGTCTGTGACCACCCAGGCAGGGAAGAGCAGCGAGCAGGCCATGCCACAGGCAATGCGCCAGGCCTGCCTGGGCTCCTGGCTGGATAGGCAAAAG TGTGAGCAGTTTGTGACGCAGCACGCACCCCAGCTGCAGACCCTAGTGTCCGGGGGCTGGGACGCCCACACCGCCTGCCAG GCCCTGGGGATGTGCATGACCCCGTTCAGTCCTCTTCAGTGCGTCCACAGACCCCACTTCTGA